Below is a window of Hydrogenimonas sp. DNA.
GGGATCGAACGAAACCTGCCTGTGGAGCCTGGTGCTGTTCGAGCTCTCGACTCCAAAAAGCGTTACCGGCACCGTCTCGTTGCCGAAAAGTGTCAGAATCCACCTTACCGGCCTTATGAACTCCTCTTTGCCTTCTCCCCATCTCATCATCTTTCCGAATCGCATCGAAGAGATCCACTCCGCAAGCATATCCCCGAGCAGGGTCTCGGTTCGCTCCCCCTCTATGATACGCCTGAAAAATAGAACCTCTTTGCCTCCCTTTTCGCTTCGCCCTATCTCATCGAGCGGAACTCCGCACTTCTTCGCAAAACTCTCGGCCGCCCTGGTCGGCCCGGAGTCGTCGAACGCTATCTGCACGGGAGGGCCGTAGAGCTCCTCTTCGCTATCTGGCTGTTTTACGGGGAACTCCGGGTGCCATAGCACCAGTCGCCTGGGCGTATAGGAGAATTCGAACTCCACAAGCAGGCGCCGTTTTTCAAGTATTTCGGCCCACGAACTCTCTATCCGGTCAAGAATTTTAAGCAGGGGAACCGCCGGAAGCTCCTCCACACCTATCTCTATAAGCAGGGGTTTTGTCATGATCTCTCCAAACTGGAAAATTGACCCGATTTTATCGAAAGTTTGATTAAGGAAACCTCTTGCCGCGGATTAGGGAGATTAACCGCTCTCTAACACTCCTTTCGGTATAATCGCGATTATTTTGCCAGCGAGGTTCGATAAATGAGCGAAAAAAAAGGGTACAACCCACACGAATTCGAAGAGAAATTTTACGGTATATGGGAAGATCGGGGCTACTTCGAAGTAGACGGCAACAGGGAGATTCAAAAAGAGGGCAGAAACTTCTGCATCATGATGCCGCCTCCCAACGTAACCGGAAGCCTGCACATAGGCCACGCTCTTACGTTCACACTTCAGGATATCATGGTGCGCTACAAGCGTATGGACGGCTACAGGACTCTCTGGCAGCCCGGAACGGACCACGCGGGCATCGCGACGCAGAACGTAGTTGAAAAGCAGCTGCTTGCCGAAGGAAAGAGCAAAGAGGATCTCGGAAGGGAGCTCTTTTTGAAGCGTGTCTGGGAGTGGAAAGAGCAGAGCGGCGGTATGATAGTACACCAGATGCGGAAACTCGGTGTCTCACCCGCATGGAGCCGCGAACGCTTCACGATGGATGAAGGCCTCAAAAACGCCGTTAAGAAAGCCTTCGTACAACTCTACGATGAAGGGCTGATAGTACGCGGAAACTATATGGTCAACTGGTGTACCCACGACGGTGCGCTGAGCGATATAGAGGTCGAGTACGAAGAGCACGACGGAAAGCTCTACCATATCCGATACCCGCTTGCAGATGAAGAGGGTTACGTCGTGGTAGCTACGACCAGGCCCGAAACATACTTCGGGGATACCGCCGTAATGGTCCACCCGGACGACGAACGCTACAAGCACCTTGTAGGCAAAAGGGTACGGCTTCCGCTGATAGAGAGGGAGATCCCCGTCATCGCCGACGAGCACGTCGATATGGAGTTCGGTACCGGAGTCGTCAAAGTTACACCTGCGCACGATCCAAACGACTACGAAGTGGGCAAACGGCACAACCTCGACTTCATCACCGTTTTCGACGAGAAAGGTATACTGAACAAGTTCGCGGGAGAGTTCGAAGGGCATGAGAGGCTCGACGCGAGAGAGAAGATCGTAGAGCGTCTGCAGCAGGAGGGCTACCTCGAAAAGATAGAAGAGCACCGCCACCAGGTTGGCCACTGCTACAGGTGCCACAATGTCGTGGAGCCCTACATCTCAAAACAGTGGTTCGTAAAAAAAGAGATCGCAAAAAGAGCCATAGAGAGGGTCAACGCCGGTGAAGCGAAATTTTTCCCTCCGCACTGGATCAACAGCTACAACGCGTGGATGAGCGAACTCAGGGACTGGTGTATAAGCAGGCAGCTATGGTGGGGACACCGCATACCGGTATTCTACTGCGAAGATTGCGGACATGAATGGGCGACGGAAGATGAGAGCCCGAAAAAGTGTCCGAAGTGCGGAAGCGACAGGATCTATCAGGACCCGGACGTTCTGGATACATGGTTCAGCTCCGCTCTATGGCCCTTCAGCACCCTCGGCTGGGGCAACGCCGATGCGCTGAAAGGTCTGAAGTGGAGCGAAGAGGACCTGAAAAACTTCTACCCGAACGATCTGCTGATAACCGGCTTTGATATCCTCTTCTTCTGGGTCGCCAGGATGATAATGATGGGTGAGCACTTCATGGGAGAGCTCCCCTTCAGAGATATCTACCTCCACGCGCTGGTACGCGACGAGCACGGCAACAAGATGTCCAAGTCGCGCGGCAACGTCATAGACCCGCTGGACACCATAGAGCAGTACAGTGCCGACGCTCTGCGCTTCACACTCGCCGTTCTCGCCGTCCAGGGGCGCGACATAAAACTGAGCAACGACAAGCTCGAGCTGAGCCGCAACTTCACCAACAAACTCTACAACGCGGCGAACTACCTTCTTATGAATGCAGAGAGATTCGAAAACCTCGAAAACTGCAAAATAGAGACACCGCTAGGACGCTACATGCTCTCACGTTTCGCCCTTGCCGTAGAAGAGACGAGAGGCTACATAGACCAGTACAGGTTCAACGATGCCGCAACGACGCTCTACCGCTTTTTGTGGGGCGAGTTCTGCGACTGGGGCATAGAGCTCTCGAAGGCTAGCAAAGAGAGTGTCGCCGAGCTCGGTGCCGTATTCAAAGAGGCGATGAAGCTGCTGCACCCGTTCATGCCGTTCGTAACCGAATATCTCTGGCACAGGCTTTCAGCCACATCCGTAGAGAGCGACGGCTCAGTCATGGTGATGCCCTACCCCGAAAATATCGCCCGTGACGAAAAGATAGAGAGAGAGTTTGCAGCCATAACGGAAGCAATCGTATCGATCCGCCGCGCAAAAGCTACGGTGGATATGCCGGGCAGAAAGATCGAGAAAGCCTACATCAAGCCTGACGAGCCTATGGATGCCGGGCTGGCGGCCCCCTTTATAAAGCTTCTTGCCAAAACCGAAAGCGTAGAGTTCGTAAACGAGAAGGTTCCAGACGCCATTACCGATGTAAGCGAACATATGGAGATATACCTTCCCCTGAAAGGGATAGATCTCGAACCGCTCCTGAAGCGGCTGGAAAATCAGCAGAACAAACTCACCAAAGAGGTTGTAAAACTTTCCGGTATGCTCAAAAACGAGAAGTTCGTCGCAAACGCCCCCGCCCATGTCGTAGAGGAGAACAAAAGAGCGCTCGAAGAGGCTCAAAAGAGGCTAAAAAAGGTCGAAGCGGAGCTTCTTCAGCTCACATCTGTCTAATCTTCGGAGCGCTTGAGCGCTCCTGACTTCTCAAGCTCCTCTTTGTGTACTCTGTCGACCATCTCGAGCGCTTCCATAGTATTTTTGATTATCTGTTTCTTGCTTGTGAGCGGTTTCATCGCAAGATTCTTCGTCCGTTTGTCTGTTTTTGGATTCGAAAGAATCTTCATAACCTCGTTTTCCAACTCTTTTATATAACCGTTAAGACAATCTTCTATCTTCACTCTTTCAGCTCCTCCCTCATCTTCATCCATCTGGTTTTGAGATCTTTTCCGTCTCCGTACCTTAAAAAATGCCAATAGCGCCTATGTACCCCTCTGACTCTCCGGGCATGCCGTATGGGACACCAGAACTGCTCTGTTCTGGAGGCGATCTCCCGCACATAGGCGACGAGTCCGTTGAAGTAGGCGCAGTAGAGGCAGTTGAGCTTCTGCAGCATATTGAGGTAGCGCAGCCGGTGCCTGTCGAAAACTATGAACTCTTTACGGTCGACCTTGGGAATTCCGTATACCGGAAAGCAAACACCTTGATAGACGGTGACGAAAATATCCATAAT
It encodes the following:
- a CDS encoding Valyl-tRNA synthetase → MSEKKGYNPHEFEEKFYGIWEDRGYFEVDGNREIQKEGRNFCIMMPPPNVTGSLHIGHALTFTLQDIMVRYKRMDGYRTLWQPGTDHAGIATQNVVEKQLLAEGKSKEDLGRELFLKRVWEWKEQSGGMIVHQMRKLGVSPAWSRERFTMDEGLKNAVKKAFVQLYDEGLIVRGNYMVNWCTHDGALSDIEVEYEEHDGKLYHIRYPLADEEGYVVVATTRPETYFGDTAVMVHPDDERYKHLVGKRVRLPLIEREIPVIADEHVDMEFGTGVVKVTPAHDPNDYEVGKRHNLDFITVFDEKGILNKFAGEFEGHERLDAREKIVERLQQEGYLEKIEEHRHQVGHCYRCHNVVEPYISKQWFVKKEIAKRAIERVNAGEAKFFPPHWINSYNAWMSELRDWCISRQLWWGHRIPVFYCEDCGHEWATEDESPKKCPKCGSDRIYQDPDVLDTWFSSALWPFSTLGWGNADALKGLKWSEEDLKNFYPNDLLITGFDILFFWVARMIMMGEHFMGELPFRDIYLHALVRDEHGNKMSKSRGNVIDPLDTIEQYSADALRFTLAVLAVQGRDIKLSNDKLELSRNFTNKLYNAANYLLMNAERFENLENCKIETPLGRYMLSRFALAVEETRGYIDQYRFNDAATTLYRFLWGEFCDWGIELSKASKESVAELGAVFKEAMKLLHPFMPFVTEYLWHRLSATSVESDGSVMVMPYPENIARDEKIEREFAAITEAIVSIRRAKATVDMPGRKIEKAYIKPDEPMDAGLAAPFIKLLAKTESVEFVNEKVPDAITDVSEHMEIYLPLKGIDLEPLLKRLENQQNKLTKEVVKLSGMLKNEKFVANAPAHVVEENKRALEEAQKRLKKVEAELLQLTSV